In Cardiocondyla obscurior isolate alpha-2009 linkage group LG07, Cobs3.1, whole genome shotgun sequence, the DNA window CGCCGACGGCAGCTAGTGAACGtaactttagcgtcgtgtgcgtagAGTTTCatatgtgccgcatgtatgcacataccgcgccggccggattgccgatgactgatttcttcTCGTTCTCTCATTCCCTGCTTCTGCGGCTTAGTGTTACGTACGCTAGTTGCTGTCGCCGCAAAAAACGCCATATCCTTCGGTGTACGAATGCATTCATCCGTCATAAATTACCTGTCCCTTTGTGATCGCTCGTAAAGGTGCGTCAAGGCGGATTAATAAACGATCGTTGGATACCTTATACACTTTGCATGCAACCAATGGTTTTCTATGTTGAAAGCGAAAGTTACAATTCAAGACGTTGTTTAATTTCAATTCACGCGGTTCCTCACTGATCCAATGAACTTCCTGGGTTATCAAAAACTGGCTATATAACGCTGGATGATCTGTACCACGTACCTATGTCGCAAGAAAATTACTAATATTAGTAAATCTTATATTTtcgatgtaattttaattctggttttttttttattacataccACTGTAATTGTATTCGACTCCTGATTCTtggtatatataaaataaggCTTAGAAAGCCCGGAAATTTTACTTCTTTGACCTATAGTTAGTTTGTGAATACCATTGTGTCCACCTAATCGCAGTCCACTATCCAAATCTATGTAGTCACCAGGCTTATCTTTTATGTACTGCAATCATTACAACATAACTAATCTCGGTTTTGTTTTGCTCTCTCGTTTTACCTTGTTGGAAgcagttaataattaatattaaatcagaAAAACAAATCCTTTTTACCTCTGCGATAAAATCAGGAAATTCTCGTTTTCCCACAAAGCAAATACCcatgctttcttttttccgtgcTATCTGATGCAATCCTGCTTCTATAGCCATCATCTTTACATCACTTTTCAAGTAATTTCCAAGAGGAAACATACAATATCTCAAAGTTTGTTGCGGTACTTGGCTCAAGAAGAATGTTTGATCTTTATTACCATCAAGTGCCTGTAGCAAATGCACATCTATATAATCATTAACAATAGCACATTAtcattgcattaaaaaataattcattaatttttttacttaatatagAATACTTACTAGTGTTAggtttataattttctaggTAAGGACCAAAACTCGTTTGGGCATAATGACCCATTGCAATTGCATCTGCTTGAAACTTTTTGCGTGCAAGATGAAAAAACTTAtcaaatttaatgtttttattgcACAAAATGTCTGGATTTGGAGTATAACCATTCTGATATTTGTCCACTAGATcactaaaaaaattagagcaaaattaaaataagattgtCAATGGTTATAACAACCTTACTAGTTATTCACAAAATGTCATGTTACATTACCTAAAGACCTCATTCCAATATTCTTTAACAAAATCAACTTGCACCAAAGGAATTTTTAACTTGTCACAAATACTTTGAGCATCATTGTAATCTTTCTCAACTGTGCATTGTCCCATTTCATTTCTAATGTCccaatttttcataaatactCCAATAATGTTGAAccctagaaaaaaaaattttttaggcAATGCACaccagtaaaaaaaataaacatttccTAATCTTACCTTTgttctttaataaaagagcTGTGACAGCACTATCAACACCTCCAGATAAGCCCACAACAATATTCCTGAACATTTCTATAGAACAGAAAAGtttatatcaatatttttccataaattttttatctttattatcaAAATGAATCTATACAAAACAAACTATGTGATAGaggcaaattttatatattattccatagctttttttatatttatatataaataaagctatttatatttatataaaaaataattaaaagtcaaCTATGCAAGGTATTAAACATTGGCTTCATTCGACTTTTCCCAACGTGATGTTACGTCTAATCGACAATTATCACGAGAAGAACATCTAAACATCTTAACCTAACCAAACTGCATTAATACTTGTAAACTAAACGCTATAAAtgccaattaaaaattcttttttatattaattttattttgctgttTGAAGTTCAAAGAACAACGATGACTGAATACTTGCCGGAAAGATGTTTTCCTCCAAAAACATACGTTTTGATGCATCTGCTCTTCTGATCTAGATAGAAGTGTGCAAGTCCAACGTGCTTTTGATAGTTATAGATTAGGTTAGTCACTTGTAGACTATTGAATGTCGAAACTGTCGAAACTGTCTAAAGCCGTCAAAACCGTCGAAACCACATGCAGAGTAGCAGAGTAGCAAAGTATAGAATGTCAGATGTACtgtgagagaaaaaagaatccTCTCGCCTCTTCCACGTCTTCTCCCTCTCgccatttctctttcttcaaaGATTCGAATTTCGCACCTATATCGCCATGACAATTCACTTTGCCTAGCGATCAATCCGCGTGCAGCTCTCTCTGACGAGCGACCAATTAGCGCGCAGCTCTCTCTGACGAGCGACCAATCAAGTGCATGGACAGATGACTTCTAGTAAAATTATATCCAGAGTCGTTGCAGTTTCGAGTACAAGCGTAAACGGTCCGATGGTCGGTCGCGGGACCGGGTATTGCGTAGCTGATATTTGTGATTTCGCTGCAATCGTTGCGCGACAGCCCTCGACGTATCCTTCGAACGGAAGAGGCGCTTGTTGTCGTAATGTGGCGTGAGCTTTGGTCGCGTGCGCTTCTAACTTGTGCGATCGGCGCTTGCTCTATTCTCGGTGACTTCGGGCTTCGGTACGGTAAGAGCGAGTCGGCACGTGCGTTGTTTGATAACGCGACGCACGCTACGGTGGGCGGCTTGACATGGACGTTGATCGTCGTCCTCTCGCGGAAGTCAGTCGTGCGCAATCTGAAGAGCATACTTTCTTGCTTCTTGCTGGCGTCCTTCATCGACTTGGATCATTTTATCGCAGCGCGCAGTTGGCACATTCATGTGAGCATTGCACGCAAATTACTTGCTAATTAGTTTCGGGAATTGACCTTGGAATTTGGAGCGATAACAAGTTCACAACGTATCCATAACGTAATTAGGCTCCTGTACACTTATGGactttattaataagatatttcAACGTTGTACTAGCATAGATGTTGACTTTAATGTCCAATTTTGATCTGTCTTCTAATTGTAACTTACTTTTGTGCATAAATCATTAGTTCTAATTATAATCTTGTTCTTTCAGGATGCCACGCATTTGCCAAAGCGGCCTTTTCTACATTGCACCACCGTTCCCATTGTATTATGGATACTTTTCATCTCACTCTCTTACACATTTCACTCTCTTCTACTAGAACATATATCCTGGGTGATGCTAGCTGCCTTCCTAAGTCACCACATAAGAGATGGTACCAGAAGAGGTTTATGGTTCTGTCCCTTTGGATCTACCTGTCCTATTCCTTACTACTTATACGTGAGTCTTTGTATGTTTCTTCCTTACATATTGCATTTGCTCATGAGCCTTCATATATTTCCACCAagggataaaaatattatcctCATCGACgtataagatttattttaaatgttgcaATTTGAGTGTTCAAATCACTCAACGTTTTATCAAAGATGTGCGTATAAGAACTAAATGTTACATTTACTTACAACACTAAGAAGAACAATACAGTAGCTGTTGCGATTTCGCTCTCTAGAATTTTTGATACTGAAAATTTTGGGAAGTTTTGGGAACGAacaagatttaaaatttaaaacagaaCAACTATTGCGTGAGAACAGAGTctattttttggaaaattttaatggtACCATATTGCTTTGAGTTAATTAAGCAGTCTGTTAGTTTCAACGGTATGGTATCGGTGTTCTGCTAGTCTCAACGTAAGAATTAAATGCGATTATAACGTTTGACAATAACGTAACGTGCTTGACAACGACGGTACATCGTCCAAGCGAAAGGGAAAGTTAGAATAGAATTTGTTAAAGCTGCGGATGGCAGCTTGGTTTAACACATTCGCGGGTGCATGacgtatacatatttacaGCTGCAACGTTGTCGCAGCTGTGCGTGGTTTGTGGAGGGAAACCCACGTGCGTTTGTTTTCCATACCCGCACGTTCGATACGCCATATATATAGTAcatgtatatactttttacaTACAGAATATTACCAAAGTGCTACGTTTGTACTTTGAAATATTTCCACCGTCCGTAggatataattttgtaattaataataaataaaactatttaacGCTCCTGCGTTAATAACAGGCGCAAACGAAGTGTCTTTCATATGCTCTCATCTCTAtgtttttaatagatttatttttgtgcTCCTCAAAGAGAATCACGCTCCTAGTTTTTCCTGAAAATTATATCCTACGCCtcgttacattaatttctctAGCCAAGATTTTATCtcttattactttaattttttttgggtggggaaaaaaagtaCTCAATGATATTAACATTTGCGAGATACAATCCAGTACTTAGGTGactagaaataaaattgataacccTCTTCAGGTATAACAAAGTTTCCAAATATTTGTAATGCATCGGTTCGTTAGTTGACGACCTATCATCTTATTGCGGTTTGCATCACGGTTTAACGTCACTGCGAGacatttgattaaatattagcGAAGTTATCGATGCCTGACGAACGAGCAAGAATTATTAGTGTATTACGTAATCGAGCATTCTCGCTTAGGTACAGGACACCTCGCGAGACGCGCGTCTCCGTGGGCGAGAGCGCGGAGGAGGCCGCGCAGATGTCTCGGCGGCGACACGCAAGTTGCACACGTGTGTACACACCCGCGATCGCAGGAAGGGGTTTATCAGCGTTCGTTGCTTAGCTGGGCACCGCCGGCTTCGCCTCGACTCGTTCCCGGCGGTTTTGCGTAGTGCTCGTTTAACTAGCCGGTCGTGCCGCACCTGTCGTACCTAGATCGGCGAACCGACCGCTACCGCGCGATCCTGTTCTTCCTCGGCTtgtcctcttcttttttctctctccacGTAATATcccgttctctttctttccgtaGCCTCTTCGTCGGTACCTTATCGCGATTTCGCTTATCAACCCTGCCACTGTTCGGCGGCGGCCGACGGTCGAATCCTCTCGCGATCCTCTCGAGCCGCGGTCTGATTTTTCCTCGCGATTAGCCGCGTGGGCCAGGTGTAACCCGGTTATTTCCCAGCATCGTGAAATTCACAATGTCACCGCCTCTTAGTAGATACGCGGGTAAATCGCGATAACGGCTTGATAAAGGTATCTCGGGCAGATGCGACACCTTACGTAGACAGCGTTTGCGTGCGGAGCATGCCAGGACGGCGTTTGCGAATTCGGCTTTAATTCATGTTCACGATGGTAAGTAACATGGTAGTTTTCTCCCACTTTCGGTGTTTACATATCTCACGAATGATCCCGAGGTCGATCGCACGGTCCCTGACCGCAAATCGTTCTCGCGAGTGTGCTCAAGGCGTCAACGTACAGGCacctacctttttttttctttttttttcttctctcctcgttttcccgtaaaaaaagatatttactcGACTTTTGCTCAGGTATCGTAAACAGTGCACGTCGGTTTATCAATCATCAAAGTGACGTTGAAACAGTTATGCTATCTGCGTAAGCCTCATGGCAGGACTGATATTCTTCGGTATATCCGTGGTAAGTCTTCACATCTGGTGATCTCTAATTAATCTCCGTGTTGacaggaataaaaataaattcatcaCTTTCACGTAGGCTGTATAAAAACAGTAAGTCGCACGTAACATTATGCAAGTCCTTACGAGATTACGCTTCTGATTTAGATAATTCTAACCGTTCTAACGTATCTGCATTTGATGCACACCTCaccgttaataattaaaacagaaaaatacgTAGTAGCAtgtttgttgttttttttttttttttttttttttttcttaactcaACCGAGTATTAacgcaattaaaatgcatGTACATGGTATTCTACCTTCTTTCGGTCTATCTGATAAAACTATCAACGAACAAATATTCCTATAATGGTGTAACCCGATGATTAGGTTTCTGAAGAATGATAAGAAATGCATGTGTGAATTAACGTTTAGATAGTTGAAAAGGTATGCGTTTGAACCTCACGTGGTGCTCAGTTATCCGCAATTCATTCTCTTCTCTCGCATTCCCTCGTTTTTCTTCGAACAAAATACGAGATATTCAGATTCTAGCCAATCTTTTATCGTAATTGATCACGTccgttcgcgagcctcgttaTTAGAGACGTAGCCGTGTGCACGCAAGGTCGGAACTGGCGCGAACAGGTCGATGAAATCGCGTCAAATGGAGAATTTCATGAGATCCCGATTGTAAATACGATagcgttattattataacgCTATTGCGATTCGAGAATTAACCTCCGCCGTTCCCGTCTCCGTTAACGCAATCGTTGATCGATGATCGCTGGAATTACAAACGCTGTTTACGAAACCTCGGAGGAAGCGGATATCGGCCGCGCTCACAACAGAAATTCCATCCACAATCTTGCATTCTCGTTTTCGATATAATCTCGTTACTTGAAACTTTCGCTTCGTCGCTTTAACTAATGCTTATTCGCCGGTATCGTGATACTTTCCACGACGTCGGACAGACGAACGggctggttttttttttcaagcgttGGTCTTCTCACGAGTGATCGATCTTTGGCTTTCATTCGGCATGgatttggtttttttttttttgtatttttaaaggaaaagtgACTCTGAATCTTCTTTCTAGGCAACTGACGTCGAAGAATTGGCGCTGTATTTTTACATAGCGTGCGGTATCGGCACTGCCGCGCTTATCGTACTTTTCGTTTTGGTGATCATGCTACTCGTGAAAGTAAATCGATTAGCCGAGGACGGGTGAGTAATACATCCTCTCCGTCAGCAATCGGGACGACGATTGACGATGTCGATTGCACGattcatataataatatttaatatctattaaatattaattattttgaattgtCATCGGTCGTAAACGTTAGTCAAGATATCGTAAATTGTAGAATTTATTCCTTCTCTCTCGGTGGCaagtatacgtatattttatgcaaattgaAATCTCGCACAAAGATTACGTACGtcataacatatttaaaaaaatgtctacGTTAATTGTAAGTCGTACCGTAGCTAAATACATATTGCTGTTCGATTGCAAATTGTCGGCAACGTATTTCCCTAAGTATACTCGTGCGAAACATCCGGTTTTAAAAGTCTGTGTAGTAGAatgtttttgtaaaataagtaCCCTTTGGATAACAGCTTGTTTCGCATTTCTGCATTTTtggacgatttttttttaaatatcgcgtaattcagtaaaatttttttaaattgtaattaatgatTCTGTAACAGTTCATTTTTTGAAGGCACGAAAATTGTACGttggaaaacttttttttttccttagtTTATATTTACGAGTACCGTTGTAACGTTTGATTATCGAATATTGCGCGCAAGCAAACCGATACTTTATCGTGATTATTTGATTGCTTCACTTAGCGGTGCACCTGTGCACGGCGaaaggaaaatagaaaaaaaaaaacacctgACATACGTGTACGTATCTGCAACAGAGGCAGAGACAATTTTGCATTTCAAccgtaaaaatgaaaatacgcACGGTGCTTTTGTGAGTCACGTAGCCGACGACGAAATCACTGATAGCGTATCTTTATTGTCGACATTATTCCGCTTATCTCGCCCAAGAATGCACAGCAGTAATAATGATCAAGAAAACTTTGTTGTAATTAGTGCGATTActagtctttctttttttcgcgacaATTCAAcacaaagaaagagagagatgcatttcgaattataatttcttaatttagtTTCGTCCCGATTGTTGCGCGTGAGAATAAGTTGTGAGTATCCCTTGTTACGTAGAGTTAGCCTTCTTGTTTCGTCGATTTACCTTCTTTTCACAATTTGTGCCGAAAATATGTCTCTAAATCCTCTTTCAGCTTCAAAACTTCTAACACGAAACTTGTAGATATTCCTTTTTCAAGTCCAAGTCTTCGCAGTTCCTTTAGTCGCTCGTTACTAATGTCAAAGATACCAGTTTCCTTTGCTCGATGTCCGATAGACTTCTCGTTGCATTATCCTCATCTTATTTAATCGGCGATCGATTTGAATTATGTTTTCCAAGATAATCTGTCTCCGTCGAATTCCTCATTCCTCTCGGTTTCCGTCAACACTTCGATCGCCGCGGTTAAAACTGATAATTGATTTAGGTCCAACCAATTGAACAGGCAGACGAATATGATGGCAGATTTTTGTTACACCAACCCCACGATCGTGCCTGGCGAATTACTCTCTCGTCGTGGCTTCTCCATGTACAGCGGTGCCGACAACTTCGAAGACGAGTTTGGCAAGAACAAAAGCATCCCTTACGGAACGTACCACGAAGCTCGATCGAAATtttgattaaagaaaaaaaaggaaaacaaaatttgaatataaaatgatcGATTCTCGTCTTGATGCAGTTCACTcggatcaattaattaattattaaacccaATAGAGTACTAAGTAATGCAATATTGATTTAAGTTATTAGCAagattcaattattattattattaatattttcttgttaACGTATAAACATTCCTCCGTAACTTATTGCTTAATGCATATTATTCATCATCATAAGTTTCATTTCTCTTGTTGACTTTACGTAGACTTTAGatgtatatttcatttaagCGTTAAACGTTCTCACGACTTTTCGCTTCGATGTAAAATCGTAttcaaaattgataaaattccCGTTGACgttattgatataaaaattattagacaCATCGAGAGGCAATAGAAATGACGAGATGACACGTGAATGGGATCATTCGTTTGCATattagtatattaaaattctgcGCGTGAGGCTTTTCAACGCTGTCTATTTTATCGGCCGCCTTGGTTCGTCGGAAATGTTGAAAGTTGATCAGTGAACGTTTAGATGTCTCCGCTTACATTTTACGTTGTAGAGAAAATATCCATTGTACTATCGAAGGAATCGCACTTTCTGCAAGACTGGGAAACTTTTGAGATGCATAATTCTTTTGCGTTAAaaggcaatatttttttttttttttttttaatagagaaGAAAAGGTTGATGCTAGACTTTGTGAGATATACTAGTCGactcaatattatttttaggaCTCCACATTGATTCACAAGAATCCTAGCCGTTGTAGATCACGatgtaataattgaatttaatgcAATACCAAAGATAacataaatttagaaatatacgaacaggaaaataattaattgtgttGTATAATAtgtagaattaatattttagttgAATTCGAATTaggatttattattatgaatttatttaatatgttcaaccaacaaaataattaatttagttcaATTAAGTTACCGAATTATAAACAGAAATGAAAGAATCGTTTCATCtacgattatacatatataattacatggaaatataattgattattttcCAGCGCACATATCGAACACATTTTTCTGTACCGCGTATCgtttattattgtaaattattaatttaaacatatattccTTGCCATacgttcaattaaaattaatgtatgcaatgaattcaattaaaattattttttcttttttgtgtccaatttgaaaagtttataaattgATTTGTCGCGATACTTGGGCAAGGTAGCGAAATACTTGTTCGTCATTAATTCCTACAAatcttgattaaattttataatcgtcCCACACATATTACGGTCTCAATTAGACTTTAATTCAAAGCAACAGGTGTTCcaatgatatatttaaaatatttcggcaGGCTGtaagaatataaattgatttcgaTATCTAAAGACGTAAACGCTTTCTTATCGAGACCAAAGGTAACGTCGATATTTCAATATTCGACGGAACCGACGGCGATGTCAATAATAAACATTCGACCTCGGCAGAGCTAATCCTGTAGTCTTGATGAAGGTGGCTTCCGTTCCGGAAGTGGTTGAGTCGAGCGCGGGAACCTATGATGGCGGCGGCCGGCCGTGCCGGTAGTATGTGTAGGCAATGGCACGGGGATAGGCCGTAATTGGTATAAAATCATCGAGCAAACACGTCGGACAAGACAGCCCGGGGATTGTGGGCGGCGTTACGTGCCGTCGCCCTGGTTACCGAGGGTGCGACTCCGTTAAAGCGGACCCTTCGCCCCCAATTGCGCGCAGGTCCGCCGCCGACACACGCTCGCACGCCGCCCTGTACGTGCATAACCCGTAAGCGTGTATTCGTACGGGTGTATACGACGGGTTCACCGGAACCTGGCACAACCACCCTTACCTTTTCTCAGCTGCACGTCAGATTTACTGGCAGCGCCAAGGATCGCCTCAGACCAGCGCGATTCTCGCCCTGCGAGGTAATTCGTCCGTAGGAATCGCGTCGAAAATGTTCCATTGTTCGCGGTTACCTTCTCTGACTTTGTTAATTTTCCGTCGAGCATGTTATCGcaaattaattccgataaaGAATTTCCATATGCAactttctatattttatgAGAATATCGGAGATTGAAAGCATTCCCGCAAGTAAAATTTGTCtcaatttgtataattaagtTCAAACGTCAGCTTATAATCGCAATTGTTTACGTTATTTCCATGCGAACCTTGGTTCTGATTCATAAAAAGCATTGCGGCTCGCGTCGCATCTCCACAAATCTCCATAATCCGTATCTTAACGATAAACAAATACCACACCCCGCGACGGAAACGTTTTTATAGCGCACGCAACCTGTCAAGTGTTTAGTTAAAATCCCTCCCTGTAGTCCAAATCCGCGTTTATATCCCTAATCGCCGGGAATAATAGCCACTTCAGCGATATCCCCGGCACAGCCGATGTATATGTCGTTCTTTAGGGGAGTGTCACGCGTAATATTATTCTTCGTACTCAAAGAACTTTGTTCATTTtagtgaaaaagagaaaaaatgatataaaatacaaaaattctttaagcaaaatacaatttaatttagagaTAGAAAGTAAATCACGATcgacataaattaaatgtaaaaaaaatattactctaAGGGGaacatacgtacatacaatttaatttacaaactCGTCTGTTgaacaataaaattgatttttattttttttatttgcgcgaaGAAAGAACAACGAAGGAAATGTATAAAGTTGTTAGGGACaagaaacaattataaaaatgaattgtTGCAATGCCCGGCCGTATGTGGCCTCATTATTTTTGTGGCTGGGTGTTTGTGTACGGTATTCGTACCGTTTTACGGTGGAGGCATACGCGCGGTGCGGagacgtataaaaatttaaggcTTCTCATATTTTTACGAGCGACGGGAAGAAACGCGGCGAGAGAAACAAAACCGGCCGTTGTAGTAATTATGCAGTCTACACTGTTCGACCCCGGCTATTCATAGTTCTATTCTTCTGCGAGCGGGTTACCCatctattacattttttcgcgtatatttttggaatttattttattttattttttttttaataaaaaaatttatactcgCAATTTTCTTATGGATCAATTCTTCCGTGATTTTGTCAAGTACTTGTCGCggtgtttaaaaataaatacggatGAAAGAACATCAGTCGCGGCACGGGTATAACGAGAACATTAGAGGCGGGATACTTCACGAGGGGTGCCATTATCGGTCGTGTGCGACGTGTCGAGGTTGCGCGAAGTCGCGTGCGGCTCGTTAAATTCTTCGTCCGATGAATGGGACGCGACCACGATTCTGCGAAATTGTGCGATCAGTCGTTACAGAAAGTCTCGGCTGTCAAATACCACCTGCGGTGCCGGTTTAGGGCTTGCGCCGCGGTGGCTGTGCGTTTGAGATATTTCCTTTGAGATCGATCTCACATGTGACGTCtggtaaaattttaaaagtattcgTCTCAATGATTAAACCCATGAAACCactcgttaaaaagaaaaaaaaaatcaagctCCATGGAAAGCTCTTGGACGTTTTTCTATTAACCTTTGATTaacagtaaattattttaatattttgcaattaaggTTGATATTAAGATTTTAAACAAGTATAATTAACATCTCCTTTGCATTTTCTCTTGACtgcaattttaaaagaaataaacggtACGTTATTCGTGGTGGAATAAATCGACTTTAGGGAAAGTAATGACTCCGATCTTTTTGCACGCTTCCTTtgagcgcgcgcgagagagagaaaccgaATGACGATTATAA includes these proteins:
- the LOC139104190 gene encoding mitochondrial tRNA-specific 2-thiouridylase 1 yields the protein MFRNIVVGLSGGVDSAVTALLLKNKGFNIIGVFMKNWDIRNEMGQCTVEKDYNDAQSICDKLKIPLVQVDFVKEYWNEVFSDLVDKYQNGYTPNPDILCNKNIKFDKFFHLARKKFQADAIAMGHYAQTSFGPYLENYKPNTNVHLLQALDGNKDQTFFLSQVPQQTLRYCMFPLGNYLKSDVKMMAIEAGLHQIARKKESMGICFVGKREFPDFIAEYIKDKPGDYIDLDSGLRLGGHNGIHKLTIGQRSKISGLSKPYFIYTKNQESNTITVVRGTDHPALYSQFLITQEVHWISEEPRELKLNNVLNCNFRFQHRKPLVACKVYKVSNDRLLIRLDAPLRAITKGQYAVLYCGEECLGSSIISYPGPSYFTLNRQNCEWENYCHNLTASSRA
- the LOC139104194 gene encoding transmembrane protein 267-like isoform X3; amino-acid sequence: MWRELWSRALLTCAIGACSILGDFGLRYGKSESARALFDNATHATVGGLTWTLIVVLSRKSVVRNLKSILSCFLLASFIDLDHFIAARSWHIHDATHLPKRPFLHCTTVPIVLWILFISLSYTFHSLLLEHISWVMLAAFLSHHIRDGTRRGLWFCPFGSTCPIPYYLYATDVEELALYFYIACGIGTAALIVLFVLVIMLLVKVNRLAEDGCTYSLLKSRNCD
- the LOC139104194 gene encoding transmembrane protein 267-like isoform X2, which produces MWRELWSRALLTCAIGACSILGDFGLRYGKSESARALFDNATHATVGGLTWTLIVVLSRKSVVRNLKSILSCFLLASFIDLDHFIAARSWHIHDATHLPKRPFLHCTTVPIVLWILFISLSYTFHSLLLEHISWVMLAAFLSHHIRDGTRRGLWFCPFGSTCPIPYYLYATDVEELALYFYIACGIGTAALIVLFVLVIMLLVKVNRLAEDGQTNMMADFCYTNPTIVPGELLSRRGFSMYSGADNFEDEFGKNKSIPYGTYHEARSKF
- the LOC139104194 gene encoding transmembrane protein 267-like isoform X1, translated to MWRELWSRALLTCAIGACSILGDFGLRYGKSESARALFDNATHATVGGLTWTLIVVLSRKSVVRNLKSILSCFLLASFIDLDHFIAARSWHIHDATHLPKRPFLHCTTVPIVLWILFISLSYTFHSLLLEHISWVMLAAFLSHHIRDGTRRGLWFCPFGSTCPIPYYLYATDVEELALYFYIACGIGTAALIVLFVLVIMLLVKVNRLAEDGSNQLNRQTNMMADFCYTNPTIVPGELLSRRGFSMYSGADNFEDEFGKNKSIPYGTYHEARSKF